In one Paraburkholderia azotifigens genomic region, the following are encoded:
- a CDS encoding GlsB/YeaQ/YmgE family stress response membrane protein produces the protein MEHGIIAWLIIGCIAGWLASVLVAGGGFGVVIDIIVGIAGALIGGWLSGALHISLGSGFIGSVVTALIGAVLLLFVIRLFRRG, from the coding sequence ATGGAACACGGAATCATTGCTTGGCTGATCATCGGCTGCATCGCGGGCTGGCTCGCGAGCGTGCTGGTTGCAGGCGGCGGCTTCGGCGTCGTCATCGACATCATTGTCGGCATCGCAGGCGCGTTGATCGGCGGCTGGCTGTCGGGCGCGCTGCATATCTCGCTCGGCAGTGGATTTATCGGCTCGGTCGTGACGGCGCTCATCGGCGCCGTGCTGTTGCTGTTCGTTATCCGGCTCTTCCGACGCGGATAA
- a CDS encoding ABC transporter permease, which translates to MKMAKPMFAPHTSTIERIWYFTLRGLAVLTLLYLILPVLAIVPLSFSSSTFLVYPIPGWSLRWYQNLIASDEWRMAAKNSFIVAPSATVLATVLGTLAAIGLTKANFKGKALLMAILISPMIVPVVVVGVGMYLFFAPLGLANTYIGLIMAHASLGVPFVVTTVAATLQGFNYNLVRASLSLGASPVKTFFSITLPVIAPGVISGALFAFATSFDEVVVTLFLAGADQTTLPRQMFTGIRENISPTIAALATILIVFSTCLLLALEWLRGRNAARAVAA; encoded by the coding sequence ATGAAAATGGCTAAACCGATGTTCGCGCCGCACACGTCGACGATCGAACGCATCTGGTACTTCACGTTGCGCGGGCTCGCGGTGCTGACGCTGCTGTATCTGATCCTGCCTGTGCTCGCGATCGTGCCATTGTCGTTCTCGTCGAGCACCTTCCTGGTTTATCCGATTCCGGGCTGGTCGCTGCGCTGGTATCAGAATCTGATCGCCTCCGACGAGTGGCGGATGGCCGCGAAGAACAGCTTTATCGTTGCGCCATCGGCGACGGTGCTGGCTACCGTTCTCGGCACGCTCGCGGCGATTGGTTTGACGAAGGCGAACTTCAAGGGCAAAGCGCTGCTGATGGCGATCCTGATCTCGCCGATGATCGTGCCCGTCGTCGTGGTGGGCGTCGGCATGTATCTGTTCTTTGCGCCGCTGGGGCTGGCGAACACGTATATCGGCCTGATCATGGCGCATGCGTCGCTGGGCGTGCCGTTCGTCGTGACGACTGTCGCGGCGACCTTGCAGGGGTTCAATTACAACCTCGTGCGGGCGAGTCTGTCGCTTGGCGCGAGTCCCGTGAAAACGTTCTTCAGCATCACGTTGCCTGTGATCGCGCCGGGCGTGATTTCGGGGGCGCTGTTTGCGTTCGCGACTTCGTTCGATGAAGTCGTGGTGACTTTATTCCTCGCAGGCGCGGATCAGACGACGCTGCCACGCCAGATGTTCACCGGTATTCGCGAAAACATCAGCCCGACGATTGCAGCGCTGGCGACGATCTTGATTGTGTTTTCGACCTGTTTGCTGCTTGCGCTCGAGTGGTTGCGGGGGAGGAATGCGGCGCGGGCCGTGGCGGCGTAG
- a CDS encoding ABC transporter ATP-binding protein gives MSAPNDTREGSFAIDVHNLNKHFGDKHVVNDVTLQVARGEIFGFLGPNGSGKTTSIRLMCGLLTPDSGSGTCLGYDIVRDSAQIKRNVGYMTQRFSYWEDMTIRENLDFVARIYQMRDRKEKVDRALETLGLQTRADQMTGALSGGWKQRLALAACMLHEPKLLLLDEPTAGVDPTARRDFWEELHRLAAQGISVLVSTHYMDEAERCHKLAYIAYGKLLAQGTAQEVIDSQALATWSIHAERLTELSERLRKTPGVDQTVVFGSALHASGHDHAALEKAIRQVTSGLPVRIEQIETGLEDVFIYMMSRSADNYGKPS, from the coding sequence ATGAGCGCTCCGAACGACACGCGGGAAGGCTCGTTCGCGATCGACGTGCACAACCTCAACAAGCATTTCGGCGACAAGCACGTCGTCAACGACGTGACGCTGCAGGTCGCGCGTGGCGAGATCTTCGGCTTTCTCGGTCCGAACGGCAGCGGCAAGACGACGTCGATCCGTCTGATGTGCGGCCTGCTCACGCCCGATTCCGGCAGCGGCACCTGCCTCGGCTACGACATCGTGCGCGACAGCGCGCAGATCAAGCGCAACGTCGGCTACATGACGCAGCGCTTCTCGTACTGGGAAGACATGACGATCCGCGAGAACCTCGACTTCGTCGCGCGTATCTATCAGATGCGCGATCGCAAGGAGAAGGTCGACCGCGCGCTCGAAACACTCGGCTTGCAGACGCGCGCCGATCAGATGACGGGCGCGCTGTCGGGCGGCTGGAAGCAGCGGCTCGCGCTCGCCGCCTGCATGCTGCACGAGCCGAAACTGCTGCTGCTCGACGAACCGACGGCGGGCGTCGATCCCACCGCGCGGCGCGACTTCTGGGAAGAACTGCACCGGCTCGCCGCGCAGGGCATTTCGGTGCTGGTCAGCACGCACTACATGGACGAAGCGGAGCGCTGCCACAAGCTCGCATACATCGCGTATGGAAAGCTGCTTGCGCAAGGCACCGCGCAAGAAGTGATCGATTCGCAGGCGCTCGCCACGTGGTCTATCCACGCCGAGCGTCTGACGGAACTGTCGGAACGGTTGCGCAAGACGCCAGGCGTCGATCAGACGGTCGTGTTCGGCTCCGCGCTGCATGCGAGCGGCCATGACCACGCGGCACTCGAAAAAGCGATCCGGCAGGTGACGTCCGGCCTGCCTGTGCGGATCGAGCAGATCGAAACCGGGCTCGAAGACGTCTTCATCTACATGATGAGCCGCTCGGCCGACAACTACGGAAAACCATCGTGA
- a CDS encoding ABC transporter permease translates to MSRFFSVTRWWGIVLKEFIQLRRDRITFGMIVGLPIMQLALFGFAINTDPKHLHTAVIVGDESQFSRSFVAAMKNSDYFHVVDTLPDDAAGRQALARGDVTFVVSIPADFSRRLLRGERPSLLVEADATDPTATQAPLAALPGIVQSVADKDITGPLARLNGKPAAFDVEIHKLYNPEGITQYNVVPGLMGTILTLTMVMMTGLAMTRERERGTMENLLATPVLPLEVIAGKLVPYIAIGLVQSSIILAAARVVFNVPFVGSLVALYVAALLFIAANLTVGITLSSIAQNQLQAMQLTVFYFLPSLLLSGFMFPFAGMPVWAQWIGNLLPLTYFNRLVRGILLKGNGWADLWPSVWPVAIFTFVVMAVAVRFYRRTLD, encoded by the coding sequence GTGAGCCGCTTCTTTTCCGTGACGCGCTGGTGGGGCATCGTGCTCAAGGAGTTCATCCAGTTGCGGCGCGACCGCATCACGTTCGGCATGATCGTCGGCTTGCCGATCATGCAGCTCGCGCTGTTCGGTTTCGCGATCAACACCGATCCGAAGCATCTGCACACGGCCGTCATCGTCGGCGACGAGAGTCAGTTTTCGCGCAGCTTCGTCGCGGCGATGAAGAACTCCGACTACTTTCATGTCGTCGATACGCTGCCCGACGACGCAGCGGGGCGGCAGGCGCTGGCGCGCGGCGACGTGACCTTCGTCGTGTCGATTCCCGCCGATTTTTCACGGCGCCTCTTGCGCGGCGAGCGCCCCTCGCTGCTCGTCGAGGCCGACGCCACCGATCCGACGGCGACGCAGGCGCCCCTCGCCGCGCTGCCGGGAATCGTGCAGTCGGTTGCTGACAAGGACATCACCGGGCCGCTCGCGCGTCTGAACGGCAAGCCCGCCGCGTTCGACGTGGAGATCCACAAGCTGTACAACCCCGAAGGCATCACGCAGTACAACGTCGTACCGGGCCTGATGGGCACGATCCTCACGCTGACGATGGTCATGATGACGGGCCTTGCGATGACGCGCGAACGCGAGCGCGGCACGATGGAGAATCTCCTTGCCACGCCCGTACTGCCGCTCGAGGTGATCGCGGGCAAGCTGGTGCCGTATATCGCGATCGGGCTGGTGCAATCGTCGATCATTCTGGCCGCGGCGCGTGTCGTCTTCAACGTGCCGTTCGTCGGCAGTCTGGTCGCGCTGTATGTCGCGGCGCTGCTGTTCATTGCGGCGAACCTGACGGTCGGCATCACGTTGTCGTCGATTGCGCAGAACCAGTTGCAGGCAATGCAGCTCACCGTCTTCTACTTTCTGCCGAGCCTGCTGCTGTCGGGCTTCATGTTCCCGTTCGCGGGCATGCCCGTGTGGGCGCAATGGATCGGCAATCTGCTGCCGCTCACCTACTTCAACCGGCTCGTGCGCGGCATTCTGCTGAAAGGCAACGGCTGGGCGGACCTGTGGCCGTCGGTGTGGCCCGTCGCGATCTTCACGTTCGTCGTGATGGCCGTTGCCGTGCGCTTCTATCGGCGCACGCTGGATTAG
- a CDS encoding response regulator transcription factor — MIKNGPKMKRIVIVDDHPMIRGAIASVLRSDSDLKIVGESGDGEEGLRMVLSLNPDLVVLDLDLPSLDGLSMIRRIRAQDDAMRILVLSAKPDHVMSLHTQQAGANGYVSKGRELTEMLTAARTVLLGFDCFPANAPHMNKAGGLDVLSPREMEVLQYLARGVSNKEIASRLFLSDKTVSTYKTRLCDKLGLSSLAALIEFATLHKLID, encoded by the coding sequence ATGATAAAGAACGGGCCAAAAATGAAAAGAATTGTCATCGTTGACGACCACCCGATGATACGCGGCGCAATCGCAAGCGTTCTTCGTTCAGATTCCGACCTGAAGATCGTAGGTGAATCTGGCGACGGCGAAGAAGGGTTGAGAATGGTCCTATCGCTGAATCCCGACCTCGTCGTGCTTGATCTTGATTTGCCCAGCCTCGATGGCTTATCGATGATTCGCCGCATTCGCGCACAAGACGATGCCATGCGCATCCTGGTGTTGTCCGCCAAGCCCGATCACGTGATGTCGCTCCACACGCAGCAGGCAGGCGCGAACGGTTATGTCAGCAAGGGGCGCGAACTGACCGAAATGCTCACGGCCGCGCGCACGGTGCTGCTGGGTTTCGACTGCTTTCCCGCGAACGCGCCGCACATGAACAAAGCGGGCGGTCTCGATGTGCTGTCGCCGCGCGAAATGGAAGTGCTGCAGTATCTGGCGCGCGGCGTGAGCAACAAGGAAATCGCGAGCCGGCTCTTTCTCAGCGACAAGACGGTCAGCACCTACAAGACGCGGCTGTGCGACAAACTGGGGCTGTCGTCGCTCGCCGCGCTGATCGAGTTTGCGACGCTGCACAAACTGATCGACTGA
- a CDS encoding ABC transporter permease: protein MTTITIAADPAPESTSKLKRELKAAEAKKRAMALLLIAPLAIFLLMIFVVPIGALLTRAVQNPEIAAALPHTVTALRDWDRKSAPTDAAYAALATDLTAVADGEAMGALARRLNTEIPGYRSLVAKTARSMPLNDDAGHALPPAQVKAKILEVDERWGDAKYWQAIAKNGSAYSPFYVLAALDHKQDAFGHIIATDPEQQIYLAVFSRTFVIGFAVTVFALLLGYPLAYWISTLNERRANLVMILVLIPFWTSILVRVAAWIVILQSEGLVNKALIGAGLIHDPFALLFNRVGVYISMTHILLPFMILPLYSVMKSIPPSYQRAAISLGSHPFAAFWRVYVPQTYPGVGAGALLVFILAIGYYITPALLGGPNDQMVSYYVAYFTNVTINWGMACALGGLLLAATLVLYVIYGRFTRSNVSLG from the coding sequence GTGACGACGATCACGATCGCCGCCGACCCGGCCCCCGAGTCGACCAGTAAACTCAAGCGCGAGCTAAAGGCTGCGGAAGCGAAGAAGCGCGCGATGGCGCTGCTGCTGATCGCGCCGCTCGCGATTTTTCTGCTGATGATTTTCGTCGTGCCGATCGGCGCGCTGCTGACGCGCGCGGTGCAGAACCCCGAGATCGCGGCGGCGCTGCCGCACACCGTGACGGCATTGCGCGACTGGGACCGAAAGTCTGCGCCGACGGATGCCGCCTACGCCGCGCTCGCCACCGATCTCACCGCGGTTGCCGACGGCGAAGCAATGGGTGCGCTCGCCCGGCGCCTGAATACGGAAATTCCGGGTTATCGCTCGCTCGTCGCGAAGACGGCGCGCTCGATGCCGCTCAACGACGACGCGGGCCACGCGCTGCCGCCCGCGCAGGTAAAGGCAAAGATTCTCGAAGTCGACGAACGCTGGGGCGATGCGAAGTACTGGCAGGCGATTGCGAAGAACGGCAGCGCGTATTCGCCGTTCTACGTGCTCGCCGCGCTCGATCACAAGCAGGACGCGTTCGGTCACATCATTGCGACCGATCCCGAGCAACAAATTTATCTGGCCGTGTTCAGCCGCACGTTCGTGATCGGTTTCGCGGTGACGGTGTTCGCGTTGCTGCTGGGTTATCCACTCGCGTACTGGATCTCGACGCTCAACGAACGGCGCGCGAATCTCGTGATGATCCTCGTGCTGATTCCCTTCTGGACATCGATTCTGGTGCGCGTGGCTGCGTGGATCGTGATTCTGCAGAGCGAAGGGCTTGTGAACAAGGCGCTGATTGGTGCCGGGCTCATTCACGATCCGTTTGCGCTGCTGTTCAATCGTGTCGGCGTATATATCTCGATGACGCACATCCTGCTGCCGTTCATGATCCTGCCGCTGTATAGCGTGATGAAGTCGATTCCGCCGAGTTATCAGCGCGCGGCGATCTCGCTCGGTTCGCATCCGTTCGCTGCGTTCTGGCGCGTGTATGTGCCGCAGACGTATCCAGGCGTCGGGGCGGGTGCGCTGCTGGTGTTCATTCTGGCGATCGGTTACTACATCACCCCCGCTCTGCTCGGCGGCCCGAATGATCAGATGGTCAGCTACTACGTCGCGTACTTCACCAACGTGACGATCAATTGGGGCATGGCGTGTGCGCTCGGCGGCCTGCTGCTCGCAGCGACGCTGGTGCTGTATGTGATCTACGGACGCTTTACGCGTTCGAACGTGAGCCTGGGTTGA
- a CDS encoding HlyD family secretion protein encodes MKSVHSFWRVPLLAAVVVVCSALGACSQHAANTWQGYVEGEFVYLGSSQSGKLTQLQVARGDQVTADAPVFALESVDETAALQQAQQQLAAARAQLADIQTGKRPPEVDVTKAQLAQAIANARKATLQLTRDEAQYRVGGIPKGQLDDTRAAADAANAQVRELTHEVQVARLPGRSQQLLAQSAQVEAAQAAVAQAQWKLDQKRVNAPAKGRIYDTLYRVGEWVQAGSPVVQMLPPQNVKVRFFVPETVVGSLAPGRALTIHCDGCASAVNAKITYVSSSAEYTPPVIYSNESRAKLVFMVEAHSSADDAPRLHPGQPVSVTLQ; translated from the coding sequence ATGAAGTCCGTCCATTCCTTCTGGCGCGTCCCGCTGCTCGCGGCGGTCGTCGTCGTATGCAGCGCCCTCGGCGCGTGCTCGCAGCATGCCGCAAACACGTGGCAAGGCTACGTCGAAGGCGAGTTCGTCTATCTCGGCTCGTCGCAATCGGGCAAGCTCACACAGCTCCAGGTCGCGCGCGGCGATCAGGTCACGGCAGACGCACCCGTGTTCGCGCTCGAATCCGTCGACGAAACGGCGGCCTTGCAGCAGGCGCAGCAGCAGCTTGCCGCGGCCCGCGCGCAGCTCGCGGATATCCAGACGGGCAAGCGTCCGCCCGAAGTCGACGTGACGAAGGCGCAGCTCGCGCAGGCTATTGCGAATGCACGCAAGGCCACGCTGCAATTGACGCGCGACGAAGCGCAGTATCGCGTCGGCGGCATTCCGAAGGGGCAGCTCGACGACACCCGCGCAGCCGCCGATGCCGCCAATGCACAAGTGCGCGAGCTGACGCATGAAGTTCAGGTCGCGCGGCTGCCGGGCCGCTCGCAGCAATTGCTCGCGCAATCCGCGCAGGTCGAAGCGGCGCAGGCCGCCGTCGCGCAGGCGCAGTGGAAGCTCGACCAGAAGCGCGTGAACGCGCCCGCCAAAGGCCGCATCTACGACACGCTGTACCGTGTCGGCGAATGGGTGCAGGCGGGCAGCCCCGTCGTGCAGATGTTGCCGCCGCAAAACGTGAAGGTGCGCTTCTTCGTCCCCGAGACCGTAGTCGGCTCGCTCGCGCCCGGCCGCGCGCTGACGATTCATTGCGACGGTTGCGCGTCGGCTGTGAACGCGAAAATCACTTACGTGTCGAGTTCGGCGGAATACACGCCGCCCGTCATCTACAGCAACGAAAGCCGCGCGAAACTCGTCTTCATGGTCGAAGCGCATTCTTCCGCCGACGATGCTCCGCGCCTGCATCCCGGCCAGCCCGTTTCGGTGACGCTGCAATGA
- a CDS encoding response regulator transcription factor has protein sequence MASILIVDDHPAFRLVIKTHLLQLLGTQEVFEADNGQSAMEMARQYAPDLTILDLDIPRINGLDVLARLKAVHPGMRVLILSSHDAATFISRAMRAGAQGFVSKSQDVKEIMRSVEAVMSGYSVFPVAPVCAGPVAQGVVEESRLELLSDKELVILQMLAKGMSNKTIGDALFISNKTVSSHKTRLMTKVGVETLVELVDFARRCGIATAQQ, from the coding sequence TTGGCTTCTATACTCATCGTGGACGATCATCCCGCATTCCGGCTCGTTATCAAGACCCATCTGTTGCAGTTGCTCGGCACCCAGGAAGTGTTCGAAGCCGACAACGGCCAATCCGCGATGGAAATGGCGCGTCAATATGCGCCCGACCTGACCATTCTCGATCTGGATATTCCGCGCATAAATGGCCTCGATGTGCTCGCGCGTCTGAAAGCCGTGCATCCCGGCATGCGCGTGCTGATTCTGTCGAGCCACGACGCGGCCACCTTCATTTCTCGCGCAATGCGCGCCGGCGCACAAGGTTTCGTCAGCAAGTCTCAGGACGTGAAGGAAATCATGCGCAGCGTCGAGGCGGTGATGTCGGGTTATAGCGTGTTTCCCGTCGCGCCCGTATGCGCGGGTCCCGTCGCGCAAGGCGTCGTCGAAGAGAGCCGGCTGGAGTTGCTCTCCGACAAGGAGCTCGTCATTCTGCAAATGCTCGCCAAGGGCATGTCGAACAAGACCATCGGCGACGCGCTCTTCATCAGCAACAAGACGGTCAGCAGTCACAAGACCCGCCTGATGACCAAGGTGGGCGTCGAGACGCTCGTCGAACTCGTCGATTTTGCGCGGCGCTGTGGCATCGCCACGGCCCAGCAATGA
- a CDS encoding efflux transporter outer membrane subunit — protein sequence MKRYVPLFALALCGCAVGPDFHAPAAPDVPSYTRETLPASTEAAGAAQSLVAANHALPVWWTQFQSDALNRLVDTALQHSPTLDEARAKLVEARENYIAQAGATEFPAIDAKLSGSRQKVDPAAFGIPNVPNTGPFTLFNATVSVSYVLDIFGGNRRALEALLAQTGYQTYELDAARLTLAGNVVSTAIRRASFQQQLALTRQLADAQARQLTIIEGRYAAGGVAQLDVRTQRTLLAQTRAQIPPLATQLAQADHQLAILLGAAPSQADFDDITLDALHLPDTVPVTLPSTLARERPDIRASEALLHQASANVGVATANLYPQFVVSAGIGSERTRIEDVVNGLNVWNIGLNLTQPIFRGGELHAKKRAAEAAYDAAFASYRQTVLLALQQVADTLHALNDDAHALQARDEADTEAQASVKIAQAQYAAGGVSQFGLIDTQRQALQTALDRTRAQAARLADTAALFQALGGMTPEGSAEQTAGR from the coding sequence ATGAAACGCTACGTGCCGTTGTTCGCACTCGCGCTGTGCGGCTGCGCAGTCGGCCCCGACTTTCACGCGCCCGCCGCGCCCGATGTGCCGTCGTACACGCGCGAAACCCTGCCCGCTTCGACCGAGGCTGCGGGCGCCGCACAATCGCTCGTCGCGGCGAACCACGCGCTGCCGGTGTGGTGGACGCAGTTTCAGTCGGACGCGCTGAATCGACTCGTCGATACAGCACTGCAACACAGTCCGACGCTCGATGAAGCGCGCGCGAAACTCGTCGAGGCGCGCGAGAACTACATTGCGCAAGCCGGCGCAACCGAGTTTCCCGCTATCGATGCCAAGCTTTCCGGCTCGCGACAAAAGGTCGACCCGGCGGCGTTCGGCATCCCGAACGTGCCGAACACGGGGCCCTTCACGTTGTTCAATGCAACGGTGAGCGTGTCGTACGTGCTCGATATATTCGGCGGCAACCGGCGCGCGCTGGAAGCGCTGCTCGCGCAAACCGGCTACCAGACCTATGAACTCGACGCCGCGCGCCTGACGTTGGCGGGCAATGTCGTATCGACGGCGATCCGGCGTGCGTCGTTTCAACAGCAGCTCGCGCTGACGAGGCAACTCGCCGACGCGCAGGCCCGGCAACTGACGATCATTGAAGGTCGCTATGCGGCGGGCGGCGTCGCGCAACTCGATGTGCGCACGCAGCGTACATTGCTCGCGCAGACGCGCGCGCAGATTCCGCCGCTCGCGACGCAACTTGCGCAAGCCGATCATCAACTGGCGATCCTGCTGGGCGCCGCGCCGTCGCAAGCGGATTTCGACGACATCACGCTCGATGCGCTGCATCTGCCCGACACCGTGCCCGTCACGCTGCCGTCGACGCTTGCTCGCGAGCGGCCCGACATTCGCGCGTCCGAGGCACTGCTGCATCAGGCGAGCGCGAATGTCGGTGTCGCGACGGCGAATCTGTATCCGCAATTCGTGGTGTCGGCGGGAATCGGATCGGAGCGCACGCGCATCGAGGATGTCGTCAATGGATTGAATGTCTGGAATATCGGCCTCAATCTGACGCAGCCGATTTTTCGTGGCGGCGAATTGCACGCAAAGAAGCGCGCGGCCGAAGCGGCTTACGATGCGGCGTTCGCTTCGTATCGGCAGACGGTGCTGCTGGCGCTTCAGCAAGTCGCCGATACGCTGCACGCACTGAACGACGACGCGCACGCATTGCAGGCGCGCGACGAAGCGGACACCGAGGCGCAGGCCAGTGTGAAGATCGCGCAGGCACAGTATGCGGCGGGCGGTGTCAGCCAGTTCGGTTTGATCGATACGCAACGACAGGCGCTGCAGACCGCGCTCGACAGGACGCGCGCGCAGGCCGCTCGTCTCGCGGATACGGCAGCGCTGTTTCAGGCGCTGGGCGGGATGACGCCGGAGGGGTCGGCGGAGCAGACGGCTGGGCGCTGA
- a CDS encoding response regulator: MNLRPSGTASLIARTFGLRVPIGALALFGSFAACDEPLAGSTVAALLLLGRGLRAAARSHDAQRALGFQIDHLDTLLRAAQHDNATLKGRFAQAQHEAVQSARAAALDDNLRVLQRAQRKIVSCIQALSNGLDPETDPTRPLRSVAETFALVAHDVLDSSAPADRNITFDEDTVDLRELIDGVALLAAPIAASRQVRLQVCIDRSVAARILADRARLGQVIFNLLAYATEAASHGIVTLSARAESLNAGAQRIVIGINGAAASAANAESHASRSSAHPAVAKSADTREHPDLALARVIARKMNGDITILEGKRVGVCIALHAPFTIERHEWHAHSRERRWACVDLDSYADRQAICEALRKLGVATLPSDARPPVRIDFRFVEAGLAPSAHGERHLIAVTRDALPGGMREHNGNIELSLNPVSWTALRRICDTCGDVSGASSERAVPLHPRFHPVSRQPVVLVVDDNDVNRKVLARQLDVLGYRCVSTSSGEEALGVLGRERVDLLITDLQMPGMSGVELARHVHASSGVSGPTMPIVLLTANPDTQLSARDRALFGAILVKTFGLNALEAALERLHLAAPATVPLEKYDFTALDSLAAQGVDIDGLLRDWQQSMNDDLLHLDRHRASGDKQGTRRALHKLAGAVGIVGNHGLMNALQHASAAQEPIDDALLDGLVARIRAQMNDLGGRGSRRQSGK, from the coding sequence ATGAATCTGCGCCCGTCCGGCACTGCGTCGTTGATCGCTCGTACGTTCGGTCTGCGCGTGCCCATCGGCGCACTCGCGCTGTTCGGCTCGTTCGCGGCATGCGACGAGCCGCTCGCGGGCTCGACGGTGGCCGCGCTGCTTCTGCTGGGGCGCGGACTGCGCGCCGCCGCCCGTTCGCACGACGCACAGCGCGCGCTCGGATTCCAGATCGACCATCTCGACACCTTGCTGCGTGCCGCGCAGCACGACAACGCGACGCTCAAGGGCCGATTCGCGCAAGCGCAGCACGAGGCCGTGCAGAGCGCGCGCGCCGCAGCGCTCGACGACAATCTTCGCGTCCTGCAACGTGCGCAGCGCAAGATCGTGTCGTGCATACAGGCGCTGAGCAACGGGCTCGATCCCGAGACGGACCCGACCCGTCCTCTGCGCAGCGTGGCCGAAACATTCGCGCTGGTCGCACACGATGTGCTCGACAGCAGCGCACCTGCGGACCGCAATATTACGTTCGACGAAGATACCGTCGACCTGCGCGAACTGATCGACGGCGTCGCGCTGCTCGCGGCGCCCATCGCTGCGAGCAGGCAGGTGCGCCTGCAAGTGTGCATCGACCGTTCGGTTGCGGCGCGCATACTCGCCGATCGCGCACGGCTCGGGCAGGTCATATTCAACCTGCTCGCGTACGCCACGGAAGCGGCAAGCCACGGCATCGTCACGCTGTCCGCACGCGCGGAGTCGCTGAACGCGGGTGCGCAGCGCATCGTGATCGGCATCAATGGCGCGGCAGCAAGCGCAGCGAATGCGGAATCGCACGCGTCGCGTTCCAGCGCACATCCGGCAGTCGCGAAGTCGGCGGATACGCGAGAGCACCCCGACCTCGCGCTCGCTCGCGTGATCGCGCGGAAGATGAACGGCGACATCACGATCCTCGAAGGCAAGCGTGTCGGGGTGTGTATCGCGCTGCATGCGCCGTTCACGATCGAACGGCACGAGTGGCACGCGCACAGTCGCGAGCGCCGCTGGGCCTGCGTCGACCTCGACAGCTACGCGGACCGCCAGGCGATCTGCGAAGCGTTGAGAAAGCTCGGCGTTGCTACCTTGCCATCGGACGCGAGGCCGCCTGTGCGGATCGACTTCCGCTTTGTCGAAGCAGGTCTGGCGCCGTCTGCGCATGGCGAGCGGCACCTTATCGCCGTCACGCGCGACGCGTTGCCTGGCGGCATGCGGGAGCACAACGGAAACATCGAACTCTCGCTCAACCCGGTGTCGTGGACGGCTCTCAGGCGAATCTGCGATACATGCGGCGACGTGTCCGGCGCATCCTCAGAACGTGCCGTGCCGCTGCACCCACGGTTCCATCCCGTTTCGCGCCAACCCGTTGTACTCGTCGTCGACGACAACGATGTCAATCGCAAGGTGCTCGCGCGACAGCTCGATGTGCTCGGTTATCGCTGCGTCAGCACAAGCTCGGGCGAAGAAGCGCTTGGCGTGTTGGGCCGCGAACGCGTCGATCTCCTGATCACCGATCTTCAGATGCCCGGCATGAGCGGCGTCGAACTTGCGCGCCACGTGCACGCGTCGTCTGGTGTTTCCGGCCCGACGATGCCGATCGTTCTGCTGACGGCAAATCCCGATACCCAACTGAGCGCTCGCGATCGCGCATTGTTCGGCGCGATTCTCGTGAAGACTTTCGGCTTGAACGCGCTCGAAGCCGCGCTCGAGCGGCTGCATCTCGCCGCGCCTGCCACGGTGCCTCTGGAGAAATACGATTTCACCGCGCTCGATTCGCTCGCTGCGCAAGGCGTGGACATCGACGGCCTGTTACGTGACTGGCAACAGTCGATGAACGACGATCTCCTTCATCTCGATCGGCACCGCGCGTCGGGCGACAAGCAAGGCACACGGCGTGCATTGCACAAGCTCGCGGGCGCCGTGGGTATCGTCGGAAATCACGGCCTCATGAACGCATTGCAGCACGCAAGCGCCGCGCAGGAGCCCATCGACGACGCGTTGCTCGATGGACTCGTCGCGCGTATCAGGGCGCAGATGAACGACCTCGGCGGCCGTGGATCACGCCGGCAATCCGGTAAATGA
- a CDS encoding Hpt domain-containing protein has protein sequence MRTAFGLTDGANALQERIDTLALGDRAVAQDVTSALIDTNCATLLYMTAARDSCDWDGLARAAHRLAGSLSMLQCRREIALAMQLERAALEHDAPTVVTLLPVVTGAVARLNAQLSVLLV, from the coding sequence ATGCGCACCGCGTTCGGCCTCACGGACGGAGCAAATGCGCTGCAGGAAAGAATCGACACGCTCGCGCTCGGCGATCGCGCCGTTGCGCAAGACGTGACGAGCGCGCTGATTGATACGAACTGCGCAACGCTGCTCTACATGACAGCTGCTCGAGACAGTTGCGACTGGGACGGTCTGGCCCGCGCGGCACACCGTCTTGCAGGTTCGCTGAGCATGCTGCAATGCAGGCGCGAGATCGCGCTGGCGATGCAACTGGAACGGGCGGCGCTCGAGCACGACGCGCCGACTGTCGTTACCTTGCTGCCCGTCGTGACGGGAGCGGTCGCCCGTTTGAACGCGCAGCTCAGCGTACTGCTTGTTTGA